A stretch of DNA from Cololabis saira isolate AMF1-May2022 chromosome 17, fColSai1.1, whole genome shotgun sequence:
ACTGTAACCATATTTTATCTTGAAATagctttgttaaataaataccgTAACTGACGAAATACTCAATgcactgctgttttttttttaaatctgaggCTATTTCTCATTTCTAATACCTTATGAGGACCAGATGGcgttttattgtgttttcacACATACAACCAAAGCTTAAATTTAATAAAGGGGAGTTCAGTCTTTTTCAAAGGACGTTTGTTAAACAATTGCCAACCTGAGCTTTTTTCTGCCTCTTCTTTTGTTGCAGACAAAGGACCTGCAAGtcaaaaaagatatatatatatatttatatacactcATTGTTTAATGGTCATGCAATCTTACAATCTACAAAGCTGGTTTACATGGAATGTACAAATGAAAATCAATACAAACTGACTTTTCTTAGAAATTTGAGGGGCTCTTCGGCTTTCTGGTGCTGCCCAAGGGGAGGGCACAATGGTTGCTTTGGTGAAAAACTTTATTGGAAGAAACAGAAgattaaattacaaaaaaatcaaagttACAAGTTGAAGATAACTTTTCTACAATTATGCAACAACACAGACTGGATTTGAATGCCATACCTGGTCAATCGCATTCTGACGTTTTTCCTCAATGTCAGAATCCATCCTGAAATACAGCAGAATGGTGTATTATCATAATTTAAATATAATACAACATTAAGTTCACCCCACTTACTTAAAACAGCCTGAGTTAAGTCAGCTAATTGTATTTATTCCTTGAAGAATTTATCTTTTGTTATTTATATTATGTAGGATATATGTCTTAACTTGACATCTGTTATTCAGTGCATACCTTGTCTGACTGAGATAAAAAGACTGTCGCTGTATTTCCTCTTGGTCAATGTGTACTGGTAGTAGACTGGCCATTTCATCAATAGACCAGTTAAACTTAGGTGGAGTCTAGGAAAGAGACAGATTAAGAGAATGCTTATGATCGttagaaaacaaattcaaatcatATTTCAAGTCAGTATGGTATGGTACGTAAAGTACATGGTCTTATATGCAAGATGGTATGTGTAGGGTGTGTTTAAACTTACAGCTCTACAAGGCTTGGATTTGAAGACAGATGGGCTGGGAACCAGAGGTTCGTGCAGGTGGTGGTAATCATTAGGACTCTCAAAAGGATTTCTTATGGATGGTTTGCCCGGAGTCTCTGGAgtaatctgcagctccacctgGTCCCCCATCTTAgctgacaaaaacaaatatttctgtcaaaataaaaagaaagaaacactgAAAACAGGAAAGTATCAAGCATAATCAATTAAAACGGCTGTCCCCGTTTCGATATCAGGCTGTATATTTTAAATCGGTGCGTAAGTTACATTAGTTTCCTTGTTTCTATAGCGCTGACTTCGACGCAAGCAAGCGAAAAGGATGGAAAATAATAATGCTACGTTAAATAATGATTACTCAAACATGAAATATACACTTCGCCATCGTTACTTACAACTGTTAATAGGCAGGGACTTGGACCGGTGACTCAAAAACAAATGTTATAGGAGAATCAGCAGCAAAAGACTGAGGGACGATTCAAACGGTGATTTCAATTTGGTGTTCCGCGCCGTCAGCCAATAGAAACCCGCGGTGCTTGTGTCGTCACTTCCGCCGCCAGGTTCGAGCAGGGACACTGGAGCAGCGTAGCTCATGTCAGTGTTCATCTCTGTGCATGGGATTATATGGAAAATTAATACTACATATTGAGTGTCTGACTGAATGGCTGTGATATTGCTTATCACAAAATTATTATAGTGGTGTCAGAAAGTTATTTTAAGTCTTCATTGTTTTGGAAACCAGCTAGGAAGCTTCGGCTAACGATAGCTGTCTACTGCGATGGCAAGTGCAGCAAATACAAACCTCAACGCTGTCCGGGAGACCATGGACGGTAAACTATTACTCATTATCATGCAGATGATGGCGTATTTGTGAAAGGCTcgtttataaataaacttgacttgTGACTGTCGTGTCATGTGATGGAAAATGATCTTGTCATCATCCTCCACCAGTTCTGCTGGAGATTTCCAGGTTGCTGAACACTGGTTTGGACATGGAGTCTCTGTCTATATGTGTGAGACTGTGTGAGCAAGGCATCAACCCTGAAGCCCTGTCTTCAGTCATCAAAGAGCTGCGGAAGGCTTCTGAATCACTCAAGGTACAATAACAAGCCACCCTTTTTTCATAGAGTTGAAGAGAATGTCTTGTTTACCATTATCTGACTGCACGTTTACCTGgtgtaataaaaacaacaaaaaagtgtttttcaaacacttttgcaAAACACTATACTACGCTAtacttttaaattttaaattttttaatttgtatgtgtgtttgtctttttttaaatggaccctgagtctattaataaagtattcataataataaataacaatttGAGGATTTCCAAATTTTATGTGGAGATGTGCCTTTTCATttgatcattttcttttttttatactctttttattggtttttcaATTTCATGGGTACGAACATTAGAACAGAACAAAACGagacacaacaaaacataaaaataaaataaaaaccaccCCAAACCAACAGTAAGCGCTGCGCAGTACGTAtggataaaatgaataaataaataaatagttaaattaaGAGATACGAGATAGAGAAACGAAGAGCACATACATCGAATAAGTAAAAGAAAGAAGAGGCAGTCCTCATCCTTCAGGGGCAAAAGCTGAGTTAAGGCTTCTCTAAGAAGGAGTGCAATGATTCCCAGATCCTCCAAAACGTATCCGATTTGTGATAAGGTCATGAGTCAACTTCTCCAGAGGAATAAGAGCAGAAATCTGTGATATCCACATGTCGACTGTAGGGACCGCAGCCAGATACATTTTTTAGCCAGGAACAAAAGAATTGTCAACAGAGATTCGGTGTCCGTGTCCAAAAAATTGTCTGGAGCATCATGGTTAAGTAAAAAGAAAGGAGTCAGCAAGAGCTGAAGACCAGTGACCTCCTGTATTACAGAGTGAACCCTCTTCCCATTTGATCATTTTCTAATAGAATGTGTAATTTAATACGTCATGcatgttttgttgattttgAGTCACTTGTCCAGATGTTAGCCCTATGTCTCTTCACCACTACTGAAAATTATGAATTGATGCAGTGTAAGGTGAGAGGCCTGCAGCTATTAATATTTTCATGTTAATCGAGATAATGCATGAAAATAGAAACATGTCAATGTTGTCATGTGAGTAGGAGGGTAGGCATGATTACCGTAATCAATTATTGATAGCCATCAACAGTTTTGTTGATTATGTGAAATTTGATCTACTTAATGTGGTTATATTGTATGGTAGGCTTTGTCTTGACGCAATGTACTGGATTTAACTGGGCCAGCAGCCCCTACAGAGTTAACTGGGGTTAACACCCATGTCATAGACAGAGAATGATACCCACCCAAAGTAAAGGAATTCAAGGCCACGTCATGGCATTTATTACGTTGATTTCCATAATACACAATAATTTACTACTTGGCTAGAGTAGGATATGTCTATGCTACATAACTGTCTCTTACACTGAATATATCTTCAGCATATTTAGAAAGGCAATTTTTCTCTGtaaattttctgttttttttaatatgtttacTCAGTTGAAACTGTGTCATCCACCCCCATGTTTCTATTGCAATTAGGCACTTGTCACAAGTATGCGTTTTCTAAACTAACAAAGAGATAATACAGATTTAAGACTGAAGTGGGACTGGCAGTGGAAAGAGGCAAGACAGTCATACAGTGAGGTTGTCCAGCATAGAGGGGAGCACCAATGCTCCTCTCATCTATGCTCCCTGCACCTGCAAACATccaagcctttttttttctcagcataaTTCTTTGGGGGAGGAATATTCTGTACATTGAACCCCGAACCATTGGATTTCAGTAATACTGattgatgaaaaataaatgcaaagaggcCAATAAGCGTTTTATTTGAGAGTAAAATTTCATCCGTCTGCGACTGCTAGATATGAACcaacttatacacacacacacacacacacacacacacatatatatatatatatatatatatatatatatatatatacatacatacacacacatactgggGCATTGATAttgtacatgttgatattgcaTAGATGATAAAAGAATTAGAATTtcctgttaaagtttcagaaaTCAATATAATTTGTAATAACAGAATGAATGCTTTAGCCGTCAGGTAATTTACCTCTGCCTTTTTTCAGTAAGCAATCcttttacaaatatttttacttgattCATGTTTATTAATGTAATGAACTACATTTTAAGACCTAATGCATTTGTGCTAAGAAAATGTAGCTCTCTGGTCATTTACCCCAGGCTGGTTTGTAGATATGTGATTAACTTCAACAGGTGACTTACTACATTAATATTAGCCCCCACATATACACACTTCTGTTTAATTGATAATGTATGCAAATTAGGCATTCTTAATCATTTGTCACTAATCATTAATCATCTTTGGTATCTTCTCTGTCATTTGAAAAGAGTGACACCTCCTTTTTGCTCCAATCAGAGTTTAAGTTGTGAGTTGAGCATGCCGATTATCTTGTTGATGATCACAAGGAAACATTCAGAAAACATTTGAGCCCAGTTGGCGACAGAAAAACAAACTCTCAAACACCAGTTTTTCAATATTCGGAGGGATGATTTTCAAatagcatttttattttcttcacatGCAGATATTCCTACAGTACATTTCCATCCATGACATTTTTACTCACTTTAGAAGAATTATTATACCCTTCAAATGTGTGGTCTATGGTTTTCACTTGTAtcctttttttgcaatttgttaCAAAGTTAATTACAAAGTGTTTGTAGCCCGCCATATTCAACATTGTTTCCCTGTAATTCGTtttcatgcacacatacaccTAGACATCAGTGACATCTAGGATGAAATGCAAGTTGCTTGTCTGTCAAAAGCAACTTGGACTTTACTATCTTGTACAAAGCTACTCTGGGATGCCGTGGGCTGGGATTAAACTGCttactttgtaattaatgaatgaatactATGCCATCCAGATTCGAACAATTTGTCAGGATCTTTTAtagctaatttgtatatatatacattttcttcCAGGTCTCTGAGAATTGCACAAACTGAAGATGGAATCAGATCACCTTGGTTTAGGACCTTTTTAATTGGATACCTCCCCGTTTCCAGATCAGTACCTGCAACTGGTTGTCTACCCCAACCTGATTTATTTTGGTACTCTGTCCTTGTTGACTAATGTGTTGTCCTTCTCCATGGTGTTTCttgtgttttggtttttgtaaagtAGTACCAAGTGTTACTTTATGTGTACattttttaattgtgttttcagATGGGTATAATTTGTCATGATTGTTTTGTCTGCcatttttcataattttgtGTGACTGTGATGAATGGAAGAGGCCGAATAAAATTGTTGCTGTAAGCAACCACAAGGTGGTGATGTGTCTTTCTTATTGCAATCGGAGGTACATGTCCTCATTTGGTAAAGTTAcagcttctttaaaaaaaaaaaaaaaaaaatgttcccttGTATTAACAAATTAAATGGTTTAATCAGATTCTTTGTAAATCTATTTTCCCTGATttgctcttttgttttctttaattttagAATGACCGGTTCCCCCCCTCCGTACTCATATCATTTTACACACCTTATTTGGAATAGATTTTTCAGAAGGATTTTACAAAGGAAACTATCTTTCCTGTCAGACTAGGTGAAAGGGACAACAGACTGGTAGAACATttcacaatacaatacaaaaataGACAATGGAGGAGTGATCGCATCCACAGCCAACAACATACTTCACAACAAAGAAGACACGAGCAAAGGTCATTCTTTACAGCAGGATGTCCTGTTGATCTGAAATCCGTGCTCCTTTATGTCTGCACTCTTACCACAGAAAGTATTTGAGATATATTGCTaacttgacaaaaaaaaattaaaaatatgccTTTGATCTAGTAATAAAGGCTCTATATGACACTTCTAGCCACAAAGCATTGTTTTGTTTCTCCACTGTCTTTAAAATAACACTATTCATCTTCCAGACGGGGGGAAAATGCTGAGAGCACAGAACATTTCTCCACAGGCCAATATATGCGCTAGAAGCGACCTCTTATccacacacttgcacacacacacgcttatatctggagtgtgtgtgtgagtgtgtgtgtgtgtgtgtgtgcgccccTCCTGTAAGAGTGTTTAGGTCTTCGTGCAGCGCTTTAGATGTCTACAAATGAGGAGCCCGAAAGCATCTGACAGTAACGCCTCACCCCTCAAAGGCACACCACAGAGAATGCCAGCAAGTgaacaggagtgtgtgtgtaagcATTTCTGCCTTCTACCTTGTCTCGCCATCTTGA
This window harbors:
- the mzt1 gene encoding mitotic-spindle organizing protein 1; this encodes MASAANTNLNAVRETMDVLLEISRLLNTGLDMESLSICVRLCEQGINPEALSSVIKELRKASESLKVSENCTN